DNA from Granulicella arctica:
AATATCTGCTTGGTTACTATGCCCCGCAGCGTGGTCACGGCGACTCTTTCCGGAGGATCCAGGTCAAGATGAAGGACCCTGCGCTCCAGCAGAAGTTCGACCTGCGCTATCGCACCGGTTACTACGCCGATTCGCAATGACGATAGACTTGTGTCCATGAAGAAGTTTGAGATTGCACACATCGCTGAGGGAATTGCCCGCCAGGCTGGCGGCCTGCTTCGCGGTTTCTATGAAAAAGGTGTCGCTACAGAGTACAAAGGCGATGTCGATCTGGTCACCGAGGCTGATCGCGCCAGCGAAAAGCTGATCGGCGAACGCCTGATGGCGGCCTTTCCCGACCACGGCATCTACGGTGAAGAGGGCACGCGTGACCGCCTCGAGAGCGAGTATCGCTGGTACATCGATCCGCTCGACGGCACTACGAACTTCGCTCACCAGTTTCCGGCGTTCTGCGTGTCGATGGGGCTGGAGCGCCGCGCTCCCGGCCTCGCCTCCGACGCCGATGGAGAGATGGTCGCGGGTGTCATCTACGATCCGCTGCGCGACGAGATGTTCTCTGCCGAGCGTGGTCGCGGCGCGTGGCTCAATGGCCGCCGCCTGCACGTCTCAAAGACGAAGATCCTGGCCGAAAGCCTCACCGCCACCGGCTTTCCCAGCCAGAAACGCCACAAGAGCCCGAACATTCACTTCTATCACGAGATCACCCTGCGTTCGCATGGCGTACGCCGCGCCGGTTCCGCTGCGCTTGACCTCGCTTACGTCGCGAGTGGCCGTCTCGACGGCTTCTGGGAGTTCGGCCTGAACCCGTGGGATACCTCTGCCGGGTATCTTTTGGTCGAGGAGGCGGGTGGCACCATCACCCACTTCGACGGCGGCAAGTTCACCCTCGACAGTCGCGAGGTGCTTGCCACGAACGGCCTCATCCATGGCGAGTTGACGCATGTTTTCGTGGAGATGTTCGCAGGCCGCGGGCTCGAACCTATCCCTACGCCCGCCGAGTTTGCTGCCCTCCGGGCGGCCTCAAAATCGTAACCGATGTCCCGAGCACTGAAACGTTACCCGTGGCACAATAAAGCTACTGGTAGAATTTGAGGTCGCGGAACACTTTTTTCAGGAGAGAGATTTATATGGCATATGTAATCGCAGAACCGTGTATCGGAACGAAGGATTCAGCGTGCGTCGACGCTTGCCCGGTGGACTGCATTCACCCCAAGAAGGATGAGACTGGTCACGGTGAGTCGGAGCAGCTCTTCATCGATCCGGTCGAGTGCATCGACTGCGGCGCCTGCGTCCCGGTCTGCCCGGTCTCGGCTATTTATGCCGGTGATGACCTGCCCGAAAAGTGGGCGGACTTTCAGGAGAAGAACGCGGCTCACTTCGGCCGTTAGTCTCTCGTACGAATCGCATCTTTCAGACGCGCGGCCCTGTGCTGCGCGTCTTCCATTTGAGGCGCAGAAATGATACAGCGGCAGGGTGAGGCGATTGTGTTGCGAACGTGGCCCTTCCACGAAGCCGACCTCCTCGTCAGTCTCTTCACCCGTGAACAGGGCCGCGTCAAAGGAGTTGCCCGTCATGCGCTGCGCTCGCGGCGACGATTCGGTGGCGCGCTCGAGCCGATGACCCACGTTCGCGCCAGCTATGCCGAACGGCCCCGGCAGGAGCTCGTCCGGCTCGATGCCTTCGAGATCCTCTCCTCGCCGCTCGCTCGCCCTATCGACTACTCCCGCACAGCTGCCCTTCAGCTTGTGGCCGAAGTGCTCGAAGAGGCGCTCCCCGAACAGGCTCCCGAGGACAACATCTTTCGCCTTGCGCTCGCCGTGCTGGATGAGCTCCAGGTCGGCCGCATCTGGTTGCCTATCACCTACTTTGCTCTGTGGATGAACCGCCTGATGGGATGGATGCCGGAGCTTGGCCACTGCGTCGTCTGTGGGCTCGATCTTCGTGGTGGCACTGTCTGGTACTCGCCTATAGGCGATGGCGTCACCTGTGGCGACGACCGCCGCAATGGCAGCATGGCGCTTTCCGCCGCGTCCGTGCTGGAGGCCGATCGCATCTTCCGCGGGACGGTGCGCGGTCTCGCGGAAGAGGACTGGCCGAAGTCGCGCGCGGCTGATCTGCGGCGGTTTGCGCTGGAGACGCTGGAGCGCCATCTGGAGCGGCGTCTTGCCAGCGCGCGAGCACTCGGACGGGCCTAGCGATTCGTTGTGGGGCTAGCTGGGGTGGGATATGGCATCGTTGAAGCTCTGGAAGAAGGCGTCATACTTTTCTTTGCCGTTTTGCTCGGCGAAGCGTAGAGGCTTGACGCGCTCGACGAGGATCTCGGTGGCATCCGGTTGCGTTTTGATGATTTCGATGACCTCGGCGATGAAGTCGGCAAGAGGCATGGCGCGAGGATCGGAGGCCTGGCCGCTGCCCATCAGCTCAGTCTGAACGTAGGGTGGGGCCAGTTCGAGGACTTCGATGGTGGTCGACTTGAGTTGGTAGCGAAGCGACTGGGTGTAGGAGTGGATGGCGGCCTTGGTCGCGTTATAGGTGGGCGTGAGGGCCAGGGGAATAAATGCCAGACCGGACGTGACCGTCATGATGGTGGCGTGGGGCTGATTCTGAAGCTGTGGGAGCAAAGCCGATGTAAGGCGGATGGGACCCAGCAGGTTGGTGGTGATGATGGCCTCCGTGGCGGAGAGATCTTCGGGGCGGTGCAGAAGATCTTCGGGACGCATGATGCCGGCGTTGTGGATGACGGCGTTCAGCGCCGGACAGTCAGCTGCGAGCCGCGCGGCAAACTGGCGAATGTCCTCGGCGGACTCGATGTTGAGAACGGCGGAGCTCATGCCGGGATTGGCGGCGGTCGTTTCGTCGAGCACCTGCTTGCGCCGTCCGGCGATGATGACGTGATTGCCAAGCGCGTGGAAGGCCTTTGCGAGCCCACGGCCGATGCCCGAGCCGCCGCCGGTGATGAGAATGGTATTGCCGGTGATCTTCATAGTGTTCGTTACTCCTGCGCTTAGAGTAGGAGGATAAGTTTCTATTGGGAAGTAGGCACCCAAAAGATTGATACTTACCAAAAAGAGAGTAAAGAAAACATGAAGAAACTTCTGGTGAACGAGAAAAGGGTTCTCGAGATGAAGGCAGAACTAGCGCGCTCCGTCCAGCCGACCGAGGTAGACCCGAAGCTGGAGGCTCTGGTGCGGGAGATTATCGAGCGGGTCGCGGACAAGTGGACCATGCTGGTGCTGGAGGTGCTGGCCGAGCACGGCGTCGTCCGCTTCACGCGACTTGGCACGTTGGTGGGGGACATCAGCCAGAAGATGTTGACCAAAACTGTCCGCCAGATGGAGCGAGATGGTCTGGTGACACGAACGGTGTACCCGGTCATCCCGCCAAGGGTGGAGTACCAGCTCACCGAGCTTGGTTGCAGCCTCGGCGCGGCGTTCTGCGGTGTGTGGATATGGGCTGCGGAGCATCGGGATGAGATCGTCCGGGCGCGAAAGGCGTTTGGCGAAGGCAGGCAGCAGGGCAGCGCTTAAAGAGGTGGATGGGCTGAATGCCCATCGCGGTATGGTCTGTCCTCGCCCACAGGAGAGAACTTAATCTGCGCAAACTGGAATCATTCAAGGCAAGGTGTATGACTTTCGGCATCCTATGGAGTGCGGCTTAAGTAACCATCGTTACCGCCAGTTTTGCATCGAGGATGCTTATACTAGCGTCGTCTACTACAGCACAGCTCGACTCTTGAATAAACCCCTAAAAAGGCTTGTTTAGGGGATGTGCCGACTCAACGATCGAGGTTTGCCGATGCAAAGATCGTCGCTCCAAGAGATCGAGGCCTATGGAATCCGGGACCGTACTATGAGTATCGTTCATCCTCAGACAGAGCCCTTGCGCATTGTTCGTGGTCGAACAGCTATTCTGGCCTTACAGCCCATGCTTTCAAGGCTTGCCGCCCTCACCGGTCAGCCGGGAGATGCCGCGGATATGGAGTACTTCCTCTCCTCTCCAAAGGCGCTCAAGAAGACCCCGTATCTCCTGCTCACGAAGGCTTATGCGAACGAGCCGTCCGTGGAGGGTTACAGTGAAGCTGTCCTGCTCTTCGAGTATCGAGTTTCAATTGGAGCGACGCGCGTCTTTGCTACCTCCGATCCCAGCGGACGCCGGAATCTCTTCGCCGCCCCGGCGGAGCGTGCGACGCTCGCCGCAAGGGCAGTACGGACCCTCTTGCAGAGCGGTGCGCATATTGTGCACATTGCCTACCACAAAGGAGACCTCGAGTTACCCTCGGAGTCTCTCAGCGAGACAGAGCAGGTTGCCGTTGCCTTTGGTGATCCCAGCCCAGATGCCGCGTTGAGGCGCTCCCAAAGGATGGCTGGAAAACGCGATTGGTCCCTCGTCGAACAGATCATTCCGTCGTATCTTCCCATTGAGCCCACATTCGATGAAACTATCGCTCGTCTTGGTCACCTGACTCGTCGTAATCTGCGATATTACCGACGCCGCACGGAAAAGGAGATTGGCTGCGTCTTCGTCCCCGAGGTGCAGATAGGGCTTGACGATTTCCTTGCCTTCAGCCGCGCATGCACCTATGCCGTCCCCGATGAGATAGCCGCATGGCGCTACCGTGCTCTGTCTCTCATCGAAACGCCGTTTCTCTGCGGTGTTCACGACAGCAGCGGCCGCTGGCTCTCGATGATCGGGGGACGTCGAAGCAGGACCGTCACGGAGATCGACTGGCAGATGAACCTTGACGGACTCGAGAAATACTCGCTCACGACGGTCGCGCGCGCCTGCATGATTGAGCACGAGGCCTCGCTTGGATCTACTCGCCTGTATCTGGAGGGGGGCACGCCTCATTCCATCACGAACCAGTTCGTTCGTGAGACGGTCGTCGAACTCACGGCCAAACGGCGCTCGCTGTATACCCACCTCTTGACGCGTTTTGCGCCGCGCGTCTTTCCGCCTGACAACTACGTCGGCCAGATCCTCAGAGATGCTTCCTACTCCTGGCATCTCTGGTAGCCGGATGCGGCTGGCCTCTGGCGGTACATGTTGCGAACTGAAATGGGGGGATCTCCATGGATATCGTGCGTCACCGTTTAGAATCAGGGGAGCTTTGATGAAAAGAGATGTATGACCGCTACTACCGAAACCAAGAAGGCCCTCACCTTTCAGGAACTCCTGTTCACGCTCCAGCGATTCTGGGCCGACCGTGGCTGCGTCCTCCAGCAGCCCTATGATGTCGAGGTCGGCGCGGGCACGATGTCGCCCGATACCTTCCTTCGTGTGCTCGGCCCCAAGCCCGTGCGGATAGCCTATGCGCAGCCCTCGCGTCGCCCCGCAGACGGCCGCTACGGCGAGAATCCGAACCGGCTCTTTCGTCATACGCAGTTACAGGTGATCCTCAAGCCGCCACCGGTCAACATCCAGGAGATGTATCTAGAATCGCTCGAGGCCATCGGCATTGACCTGCGCGAGCAGGATATCAAGTTCGAAGAGGATAATTGGGAGTGGCCCGTCGGTGGCGCGTGGGGCGTCGGCTGGCAGGTGATGCTCGACGGCCTCGAGATCACCCAATTCACCTACTTCCAGCAGTGCGGCGGTATGGATCTTGATCCTATCTGCGGTGAGATCACCTACGGCCTCGAGCGCATCGCCGGGTTTTTGCAGGATGTCGATTCGATCTACGACATCGTCTGGGCGGTCGAGCCCGATACTGGCCGCAAGGTCACCTACGGCGAGATGCGGCTTCCGGAAGAGGAGCAGTTCTCGGCTTACAGCTTCGACTACGCCGACGTTCCGAAGCTTTGGGAGCATCTGAACTCCTATGAGGCCGAGTGCCTTGCGCTGCTCGACAAGGCGAAGGGCTTCGAGAAGATGGAGCCGCTCGAGCTCAAGCGCTTCCCGGTGCTCGGTGCATATGAGCTCGCTCTCAAGTGCTCGCATGTCTTCAACCTGCTCGACGCTCGTGGAGCTATCTCGGTGACTGAGCGCGTCGGCGTGATGGCACGCATTCGCACGCTCGTCGTCGGCGTCGCAAAGGCCTACGCCGCGCAGGGCGAAGCACTCGCCGAGTCGAAGACAGCCATCGCCAGCTAAACCCGTCCGCAACGCATTTGCACGACCGCCCCGAGGCGGAGATTGAGTCGAGAGCATGTCAGAGTTTCTGTTCGAAATCGGTTTGGAAGAGATTCCCGCGCGGATGATCGCAGGCGCGCAGGCGGAGTTGGAGCGGCGCGTCGTCGCCCTGTTGGAGCGCGAGCGGTTGATCGCATCCGGTGTCGCCAGCAAGAGTTTTTCGACCCCGCGCCGTCTCGCCGTTTGGGTCGCTGAAGTTGCCGACCGCCAGCAGGATGCAACCGAGGAGCTCCTGGGTCCCTCCGCGAAGATCGCCTTCAAGGATGGCGTCGCAACCCCTGCTGCCGTTGCCTTCGCGAAGAAGGCCGGAGTCGCCGTCGAAGATCTGAAGACTGTCACGACACCCAAGGGCGAGTATCTCCAGGCCACGTCGATCAAGCCCGGCCGCTCTGCTGCTGAGGTCATTGCCGCGGAGCTGCCGAAGGAGCTCGCCGGCATCTACTGGGCCAAGAATATGTACTGGCGTGCGGGCAAGCCGGAGCGCTTCGTCCGCCCTGTGCGCTGGCTGCTTGCACTGCTCGGCGAGAGCGTCGTGCCGGTCGAGTTCGCAGGCTACACAGCGTCGAATGTCACCTATGGACATCGTGTTCTCTTTGGCTCGCAGGAGATTGTTGTTGCAGCGCCGTCGGCCTACGAGCAGTCGCTTGCGAAGGCGTTTGTTCTTGCTGATGTGGAGCAGCGCCGCCATACCATTCGCAAGGCGCTCGACCACGTCACCCGCACCGTCGAGGGGCTGCGCTGGCGCGAAGACCATGCGCTCGTCGATAAGTTGACCCATCTGACGGAGTGGCCTTCGGTGTTGCTGGGCGGGTTTGAGCCGGAGTATCTGACCTTGCCGGAAGAGGTTCTGGTAACAGTGATGCGCGATCACCAGAGCTACTTTGCGGTGGAGGACAAATCCGGCAAGCTGGCACCTTATTTTCTCGCTGTGCTGAATATGCAAGCGGATGAGGCGGGACTCGCGGTGATCCGGCACGGCAACGCGCGCGTGCTACGAGCCCGCTTTAACGATGCCCGCTTCTTCTGGGAGTTTGACCAGAGGACACCGCTTGTTGATCGCGTCGAGCTATTGAAGAACGTCACCTTCCAGAAGGATTTGGGAAGCTACGCGGCGAAAAGCGTGCGAGTGCAAACGTTGTGCCATAAGCTGGCGCATGCAGTTCAAGGACGTGGCTTCGAGGTGGATTTCAACGCGCTTAGTGATGCCGCGATGCTCGCGAAGACCGATCTGACATGTGAACTGGTGAAGGAATTTACCGAACTACAGGGCGAGATCGGTGGCCTGTACGCACGGGCGCAGGGGCTTAGAGAAAAAGCTGCGGATGCAATCTACGATCAGTACAGACCAGAGTCGATGGAGGCTGCGATTGCACGCACCGCCGAAGGGCAGTTGCTGGCAATTGCCGATAAGGCAGACACGATCTCGGGCATGTTTGGATTAGGGTTAGAGCCTACCGGATCAAAGGATCCGTTTGCATTGCGACGGGCTGCGAACGGAATTGTAAAGACGTTGGCAGAGAGCTCGGTTCCTCTTCTGCTGAGTGAGATTGCTTCTGCTGCTAAAGCTTCGGAGAAGGTGGCTGGGTTCTTCGCCGAGCGGCTGGAGTTCTATCTCCGCGAAGCGCGAGGGCAGGCGTACGACGTCGTGAAGGCTGTGCTCGCTGTCGGGGCAGATGATGTGCGCGATGCCATAGCCCGCGCCGAGGCTGTTACAGCCGTCCGTGGCTCGGAGGACTTCGCCGCCGTCTCCGCAGCATTCAAGCGTATGAAGAACATTCTCGCGCAGGCTGTAGAGAAGGGAATTGCGGCAGGCTCTAGTGTCGACGCAGTGTTGCTGGCCGAAGCTACTGAAAAGGCGCTCGCCGAGCGATCAGCCGAGCTTGCTGCGCAGGTTACTGCCTTACGCGAGCAGAAAAACTACACCTCTGCCCTCGAAGCTATCGCCACACTGCGCCCACAAGTCGATGCCTTCTTCG
Protein-coding regions in this window:
- the glyS gene encoding glycine--tRNA ligase subunit beta, which codes for MSEFLFEIGLEEIPARMIAGAQAELERRVVALLERERLIASGVASKSFSTPRRLAVWVAEVADRQQDATEELLGPSAKIAFKDGVATPAAVAFAKKAGVAVEDLKTVTTPKGEYLQATSIKPGRSAAEVIAAELPKELAGIYWAKNMYWRAGKPERFVRPVRWLLALLGESVVPVEFAGYTASNVTYGHRVLFGSQEIVVAAPSAYEQSLAKAFVLADVEQRRHTIRKALDHVTRTVEGLRWREDHALVDKLTHLTEWPSVLLGGFEPEYLTLPEEVLVTVMRDHQSYFAVEDKSGKLAPYFLAVLNMQADEAGLAVIRHGNARVLRARFNDARFFWEFDQRTPLVDRVELLKNVTFQKDLGSYAAKSVRVQTLCHKLAHAVQGRGFEVDFNALSDAAMLAKTDLTCELVKEFTELQGEIGGLYARAQGLREKAADAIYDQYRPESMEAAIARTAEGQLLAIADKADTISGMFGLGLEPTGSKDPFALRRAANGIVKTLAESSVPLLLSEIASAAKASEKVAGFFAERLEFYLREARGQAYDVVKAVLAVGADDVRDAIARAEAVTAVRGSEDFAAVSAAFKRMKNILAQAVEKGIAAGSSVDAVLLAEATEKALAERSAELAAQVTALREQKNYTSALEAIATLRPQVDAFFDAVMVMAPEPELRANRLALLSRVLGDFSGIADFSEIVTQG
- a CDS encoding winged helix-turn-helix transcriptional regulator, which gives rise to MKKLLVNEKRVLEMKAELARSVQPTEVDPKLEALVREIIERVADKWTMLVLEVLAEHGVVRFTRLGTLVGDISQKMLTKTVRQMERDGLVTRTVYPVIPPRVEYQLTELGCSLGAAFCGVWIWAAEHRDEIVRARKAFGEGRQQGSA
- a CDS encoding glycine--tRNA ligase subunit alpha, which encodes MTATTETKKALTFQELLFTLQRFWADRGCVLQQPYDVEVGAGTMSPDTFLRVLGPKPVRIAYAQPSRRPADGRYGENPNRLFRHTQLQVILKPPPVNIQEMYLESLEAIGIDLREQDIKFEEDNWEWPVGGAWGVGWQVMLDGLEITQFTYFQQCGGMDLDPICGEITYGLERIAGFLQDVDSIYDIVWAVEPDTGRKVTYGEMRLPEEEQFSAYSFDYADVPKLWEHLNSYEAECLALLDKAKGFEKMEPLELKRFPVLGAYELALKCSHVFNLLDARGAISVTERVGVMARIRTLVVGVAKAYAAQGEALAESKTAIAS
- a CDS encoding SDR family oxidoreductase; protein product: MKITGNTILITGGGSGIGRGLAKAFHALGNHVIIAGRRKQVLDETTAANPGMSSAVLNIESAEDIRQFAARLAADCPALNAVIHNAGIMRPEDLLHRPEDLSATEAIITTNLLGPIRLTSALLPQLQNQPHATIMTVTSGLAFIPLALTPTYNATKAAIHSYTQSLRYQLKSTTIEVLELAPPYVQTELMGSGQASDPRAMPLADFIAEVIEIIKTQPDATEILVERVKPLRFAEQNGKEKYDAFFQSFNDAISHPS
- a CDS encoding inositol monophosphatase family protein, with translation MKKFEIAHIAEGIARQAGGLLRGFYEKGVATEYKGDVDLVTEADRASEKLIGERLMAAFPDHGIYGEEGTRDRLESEYRWYIDPLDGTTNFAHQFPAFCVSMGLERRAPGLASDADGEMVAGVIYDPLRDEMFSAERGRGAWLNGRRLHVSKTKILAESLTATGFPSQKRHKSPNIHFYHEITLRSHGVRRAGSAALDLAYVASGRLDGFWEFGLNPWDTSAGYLLVEEAGGTITHFDGGKFTLDSREVLATNGLIHGELTHVFVEMFAGRGLEPIPTPAEFAALRAASKS
- the recO gene encoding DNA repair protein RecO; the protein is MIQRQGEAIVLRTWPFHEADLLVSLFTREQGRVKGVARHALRSRRRFGGALEPMTHVRASYAERPRQELVRLDAFEILSSPLARPIDYSRTAALQLVAEVLEEALPEQAPEDNIFRLALAVLDELQVGRIWLPITYFALWMNRLMGWMPELGHCVVCGLDLRGGTVWYSPIGDGVTCGDDRRNGSMALSAASVLEADRIFRGTVRGLAEEDWPKSRAADLRRFALETLERHLERRLASARALGRA
- a CDS encoding 4Fe-4S dicluster domain-containing protein; this encodes MAYVIAEPCIGTKDSACVDACPVDCIHPKKDETGHGESEQLFIDPVECIDCGACVPVCPVSAIYAGDDLPEKWADFQEKNAAHFGR